The Mytilus edulis chromosome 5, xbMytEdul2.2, whole genome shotgun sequence genomic interval ATAATGAAAGTGTTAAAGCAGTTATATATTACATATGTTTGGTCTCGTAAATACAGGGCACTTCTGAATAAATGACCCCAAAAAGTGTGAAATAACAATGCCATTTtaagtaaatattcaaatgttatgtttttatttgcaaaattgCAAATGATTAGCTTACAAAATTATCCACAAAATTGTTTTGAGATTTGAAAGCATTTGCAAAGGAAAACAAGCATGCTGTATCTTGAATCACATGAAATCTAATATAATGACATAGTTTTCGAGGAAAATAATGACTATTTGACCTTTGTCATTAATAATATGCAATTTATGACAGTAATTTGTAAAACATTGTGAAGTAAGCCAGAAATAGCTATACACCAAAGTTACATTTGGAATAAACTGCAATGTTATTTAGAGCCCAAAACAAAGGAAATGAAATCTCcatttacattttttacaatTGAATGAATAATATTAAGGATGTTATATCAAAATTGCAAGGAAAATTTTTAAGATCTCTTCTGTATGTTGTATACGAAGGCTTTAAAGACCTCACATTAATAAATAGGCTACATATTGTGTCAATTATCTAACATTTTACACAACTCAAACATAAAATAAGTTAACAACTTCTGATTAGTTATCACAAAACTTCTTTCTTCCTGCTGGTATGTTTGATTTATCTCTGAGTTACAAAAATCATTATTGGAGTAAACCTTTAAAACTTGTAGACTTTATGAATTTGTAGTAGAatacagttttttgttttttcatttctGATTATGGGTTTTGGTAGAAACACTAAAGTCGGCTTACAACTATTGTCAATGAAGTCATTGTATTGGTTCTgcaaccttgacctttgacacaCTGACTCAAAAATCACAAGAGGTCTtgttttttcaaagatacatttTCAAACTAAGTTTAGAACTGATTCAAAATGTATCacttatttatttatcttaaattATCCACTATTTTAGAAGATCAATTTCTGATGTGACTTTGACCTCTATCTAGTAacctcaaaattattttttttgtaagatcATTACACTGTAAGACTGTCCTACTAATCAACAATTCAATAAAGTTTTTGTTCTAAATAAGAAACATTCTTAATTAAGATTTGTAAAAGTTCAACAAATTGTTAGAAAATATCAACAACCAAAAATTTTGACCAAAATAGCTGTTGTGACCTTGACTGTTGACCTCAGAATCAATAGGTTCTACCTTCCTAATAGGACAATATCTATGATATTATTAATGGCTGAAGTATTTAGTCATGGAAAGGAATGGAGGCattacaatgtatatgtttttgTTAGTTGATTAAGTAAATAAATCCTCAGCTCTGACAATGTCAAGTCAAAAGCCAGTAATTAAAGTAAATTTTAAGTAGggagcttttaaaaaaaatatgcttgaaCAAAAAAACTTTACTGCAAACTGCTATTACAAATAAAACTGTGGGTACATGAGACGACAAATAGTTTACAGACAATTCAAGAACATAATAATATAACAGGAAATCTATCTGTTTTCAGATCTTTAGGTATTATCACATATTTAGTGTTTTGACAATGATAAGGTACTTTCTGAATATTGATATTGTTTGACCTGAATACAAAATATAGAAACACGTCAGTTTTGACAGGTACGGTAGACAAGTTCAGTAAACAAATACACAAACATTCTTCTACTTAtttcttgttattattattatccaAGCAGTGGTTCAAATTATATGAATTGGCACATATTGGCATTGTCTATGATGATCACATGCATTATACCTTTTTATAAAACAGGCAATAAAAATGTTTGGAATTAAAAATTTATAGAATGATGACATAAAATAACAACTATTTGTCATGTAGTTGAAATAAGCAGTAAAGTTATACACATAAATTCCTTGTCATATTTTGACATTAAACAAAGTTACATAGAAAAGTTTATATCTAACAATTGATATCCATTAACTTAAAGCCCAATTGACTATGGCTATGGATAAGTTTGTAATAACGTATACAAGAAAATCAACAACAATTAGTACCtgcaaattttaattttagaatcaTTCCATTACAATAAAAGCATATGGTAACAATCCTAAAAGGATGTTTCTTATCcataaataatcttttttttctaGTGCCATGAAGATGTACTGTAGaaacttctaattttttttttaagatgtgTTCTCCTTTATTGAAAATGGAGTGAAAATTAAAACTGATATTGAAGGCACAGGACGCAGGTTGTACTGAATTTTATTACATTTCTTCAACAACCACAAAATAGATAGAAACTATCATAATTTCTTATCAAATGTTGGAAAATGATatctttactttttatttcaattcatatagagatcttttatttttctaataaatACATGCAAGTCTTTTGATTAAAAATTTGGCCCAATCGGCTTCTTATGTTTACAATTATGGACTAATTACAAGTGAAAAATTATAGGCAGATGATTAAAAGGGTGTGGTATATGTTCTTCAAGTTTTCAAACTGTGTATCATTTCAATGAATTTCAACTGCTTCAATATGCTTTAAATTCAGGATTCAACCCAATCTGGAGAAATaacataaagtattaaaattgataatttcatatcaaattaaaatatgtaattaatAAAAATTTCGTAACAATCAATGTTTAAGGTAATTTCTATCTTAAATACATCTGATTGATAATTTTCTCTCCATCTATTTTGTGATCTTGGTTTATTACCAGAGTTCTGTAACTTTGAATGGTAGTCTGTTATGATTACTCCCATGATGATGTTCcgtaagttatgtccctttatagaGCACCTGCATATGATTAAGTCTAAACACTGGTAGGTGATTTATTTGCAGCAACGGGTGATGGTTTATGATGCCTCTTTAAATGGATCTTCAGCGTACTATTTTGAGCTGTTGCATACTCACAATAAGTACATTTAAATGGCTTCTCTCCTGtggtaaaacaattttaaaaaagattattaaacattaaaaacatgTATGTGTACAAAGAAGATTGAAGATGTCCATAATAATACATTTACTGAAGTGAAAGCCAGCTAAAATAAAACCTTTCTTAAGGTGGCTCcggcctattcgaagtttctatcagaagtgccatattttttgttattttattctttacagaaagtgaatcaaattggtcggaaaaaaaaagggggggtcacggaccatttaagctcaaaattttacttttaaacaggtatgtaaaagggaccatttttcaatgaaatgatagtgAAAaaagaggtgttgacatatttttatcggaatatcaaaaaatGTTCTATGACACTttgtccaaaactgtaatataaaaagctgaacTATAGCTTtaaagaatgagcaaataaaaaacataggtcactgataaggaaaacaaaaatattttgccGGGAAAATGGTTAAAATGGGTGAAATGATAATTTACTGCTTGCCACTAAATTCATTTGTGCCATAAGTCTGTTCATTTGATGTAACATAAAATTAATGCACATGTACAGATGTCATTGCCTTGGACATTCATATATATACATCCCTGTTCACACAATATGCAAAAATAATATCTGTATACTCAAATTTGCATACAATGCATAAAATGTAGAATTTTGAGAATGAGATATTATCTGGGTTTCTCCCTTGGCATCTGGACAATGCTGGACACATCTTCTATTTGTAAGATGTTCATATTTCCTGCATTAGTTTGACTTAGAACCCGACTCAAATCCCCATAATTTAGCAGGTTCAATTACTGTTTTCAAATTACATTTCAGCTATGATCCATTTTTACAATACATGTCTCTCAAGATTGGTGATATTTTCCATGGGGATTTGACATAATGTACACAGAAGATAAAGATcaggggcctggttttcgaaagtattataagatatgtcataagatatatcttaggataTATTTTATGATCATCATATGACTATCATATGATATGTCATAGGATGTAAATCAAAGCTGTCGTAAGAGAGTCATAGCTATGATGCTCTTATGACTGTCATaagtgaacattattttctattattttaaatgatgattaaccagatgctccgcagggcgtagctttatacgaccgcagaggttgaaccctgaacggttggggcaagtatggacacaacattcaagctggattcagctctaaatttggattgtgattaaatagttgacacagcataggtttctgacacagaatgaatgtgttctaatgaacttaaaatttttgttttctcttagagcaattcactatgctgttgaatattaatcctctcaaaacaagaatgtgtcctcagtacacgaatgccccactcgcactatcattttccatgttcagtggaccgtgaaattggagtaaaaactctaatttggcattaaaattagaaagatcatatcataggggacatgtgtactaagtttgaagtcgattggacttaacttcatcaaaaactaccttgaccaaaaactttaacctgaagcgggacagacggacggacggacgaacggacggacgaacggacagacggacggacggacaacagaccagaaaacataatgcccctctactatcgtaggtggggcataaaaatgtttgaagaaattttcttttttatttatgaaatttcaaatgagaaaaattgaacccaatttttttaatcacatccccctttcccttattccaaaactaatctcaattaaaatttctaatggagtttgcaacaataactactcatttaaatacatcataaaatattaagatgtaaaaaaaactgcttgttatcactgaatgttatttattataatttatcagttggtagtgtatattgtatataacaaagatttaagttgattctggacaaagaaagataactccaattaaaaaaaaatcttgctattgcacaatattttgcaattagatatttcttgcttactattctggacaaagaaagataactctaattaaaaaaaaatttgctatttcacaatattgtgcaattagatatttcttgccattgcgcaatactgtgcaattgaaaagacttgctattgcacaatacttaatataataattttagatcctgatttggaccaacttgaaaactgggcccatgataaaaaatctaagtacatttttggattcagcatatcaaagaaccccaagattccaatttttgttgaaatcagactaagtttaattttggaccctttggactttagtgtagaccaatttgaaaacaggaccaaaaatgaagaatctacatacacagttagatttggtatatcaaggaaccccaattattcaatttttgatgaaatcaaacaaagtttaattttgaaccccgatttggaccaacttgaaaactgggccaataatcaagaatctaagtacatttttagattcagcatatcaaagaacctaactgattcattttttgtcaaaatcaaactaagtttaattttggaccctttggaccttaatgtagaccaatttgaaaacgggaccaaaagttaagaatctacatacacagttatgacagttagattcggcatatcaaagaaccccaattattcaattttgatgaaatcaaacaaagtttaattttggaccctttgggccccttattctgttgggactaaaactcccaaaatcaataccaaccttccttttatggtcataaaccttgtgtttaaatttcatagatttctatttacttatactaacattatggtgcgaaaaccaagaaaaatgcttatttgggtccctttttggcccctaattcctaaactgttgggacctaaactcccaaaatcaataccaaccttccttttgtagtcattaacattgtgtttaaatttcattgatttctatttacttaaactaaagttattgtgcgaaaaccaagaataatgcttatttgggcccttttttggcccctaattcctaaactgttgaaacctaaactcccaaaatcaatcccaaccattcttttgtggtcataaaccttgtgtcaaaatttcatagatttctattaacttaaactaaagttatagtgcgaaaaccaagaaaatgcttatttgggcactttttggcccctaattcctaaaatgttgggaccaaaactcccaaaatcaataccaaccttccttttgtggtcataaaccttgtgttaaaatttcatagatttccattcacttttactaaagttagagtgcaaaaactaaaagtattcggacgccggacgacgacgacgacgacgccgacaccaacgtgatagcaatatatgacgaaaattttttcaaattttgcggtcgtataaaaaatgataaaaacaaaataaaagtgaaaagtatgaacataataataataaccattcttaatatttacgaatgttttatatttttcattataatgaacatgaaatttcacacaaaagaaaatgaaatatgaGTTGATActttgtttaaatttagtttttaatatataataaatcttgAACTTCATGTTAATACTTCATGTTAATGTATTATCATACATGCATTGTTATTTAATTGTGAATACTTTTAAGATTCGGTACATCAAGTATCCGCTTAACGAAAATGCGTGCAAATACGTTAAATTAGTACTATACCAGGAAAAatgttatatgtatatttatcatACAAAACCATGAGTTAGAAAAGTATTCAAAATTGTATGTCACAGGAGATTCAAATTTTACTTCacgtagttgagaaaaataaaatctttactaTTTAGCTAACTGagaaacacaacaaatatttttattgcaattaacatgaaattatacatgaaaagtaatttaaatttGAGTTCAcaatcataagaccatcataagtcatgtcgcGATAGGTCTTAAGTTTACAACAACAGTTATGAAAAATCGTAACTGGGGGTTACGACTATGGCATGttctaagaccatcataagacatgtcttagtcataagatactttcgaaaaAACCAGGCCCCTATCTTATATGAATAGACACATATATTTTTCTGTAGACCTATATTTTAGaatctggatttgttttttcgttATTTGTCATTAGGTTACTGTGCTTTGTCATTCAtccttttttcattaattttaatgAGTACACTACAATCatgatattatatatacaaacctGTGTGAATTCTTATGTGAACTTTCAGATGACTTCTCTCTACAGTGGAATAACTGCACTGTTGGCATTTAAATGGTTTCACACCTAAAACAATAATTcaatttatttagaatttaaaaatacacTTTCACATAAAATGTTAAGTTCAAGATATTGTACATGCTGTATAGCATGTGTAATGCAGATTTAATGTGCATTCTAGAAATTGGTATTGcccaataaaaaacaaacttttgttGGACATGACCAATCAGACTATGACTTTGTTACACAAGCAAATTTCTAAAATTTGCTTTATTTGGGTGATTTTTCctctaattcttttttttaatatcaattttcTAAATCTCTAGAAAGTGAACCTTTTTCAGATCTATTTTCTAAAATGATCAGGGCATATGCAGGGCAACAAGTCCATTTATGTTATCCTCCTGTTTGtacttttttaaaatctaatttgCTTTATAGGTTATCTTTTTTCAATAGTTGAACATCTGAAACATTGTGTGCTGGGCTATCTTTACCATCAGCTGTGTGACATTACATGTATGTCTCactattgacaaatgttttacataatgtattacatcaatatatatacatgtacttcccaGTCAATGATGAAGCTTAAAAACAAGCAACAATCTATCAGTTCATGaagtatttgaaaaataatgaaaatttcagTACTTATATCTTGCAATTATACCAATATCTCATTTCATTCCTACcttaacaattaaaataaagtatacaaACCTGTATGTTTACTCATATGTTTTTTTAGATGAATTCTTTGGTTGAATGCACTGTCACACTTTTCGCACTTGAATGGTCTGGATGTTGGATAACGTCTTTTCCTTGATTGATTCAGATCCCCATCTTCACCATGATTTAAATCTATCTCTAACCTGCTATCGGTTCCATCCTCCATGTTTTCTGCAGCTAAATTAACAGATGTATCCATGGCACTGTTTCTTGCTTGTCCATTTTCATTTCCCACCCTGAATCCATTGGAAGAATTTGCTGTTAAGTGATTAGTTGTGCATGTTGTATTCTGGCTAACAGTAGATGCCTCTGTCGGGAATGTGTGCTTAGATATAATCAATGGTCTTAATGATCCATCATTTTGAGTACTGAGTGAGTAAGATAGGGGTATAGAGAATACAGCTCCAGCTGGGAGAATGACAGAGCCTTTCCCTTTAGATCTGTTTAGAAAACTACCACTATCTCTGGATAACCCAGACACTTCATATCCAATCCCACTGAAGTCTGCAGGGAAAGACACATTATCATTACCTACGGTAGATTTTTGCGATAGAGTTCCATCTTCATTGGGTTCAAggtctataaatatagtccccCTGTTCTTTTTATCACTACTGCGGTATGTCCTCAGTGTATTTGAATCAGAGAGTCTACGCATAAGTTTCTGTCTCATTGATAAAGTATGTTTTGTTTCAAAATGTCTCTTTCTCTTTTTTGGAACAACAGCATTGCAGCATTTTTTAAGATCTTCATGAGAACCTGGAATTACTGTTACCCCACATTTTTGACTATCACAGCAGCCATTGTTAGTATTTTCTGAAGTATCTCCTGTACTAACATTGCTGTTCGTATTTGGAGTTGATGATGGTGATATCTGAATATCTTGTTCAATATTGTCAGATGATTGCGATGTGTTGCCTGCCATTTCTTTGTATACTTCTAAATCCTGATTATTTGATTCAGTATGTTTAGTTACATCTTCAACCAACATTGGACTGGTTACCTGCTCATCTGTCATAGTGGAAACTAGAACAGGACTTGCCTGCTGTGATTCTATTCCTTGGCTCCCAATCTCAACCCCTGTTAATACTTGACTAGATGTTTGCCCATTAGTCTGTGTAGTCGTAACATATGAAATATCTGGCTGTTTAATCACTGGTGTTTTTGGTGAATTGGTTTGATTGACTGTAACAACATTTCTAACAGAGGACTGGTCTATCTGATTGATCTGTCTATGGTGGACATCTATCAAAGCTGGGCTGTTTTCTTGTTTATTCATATTCTCAGCAGCATGATACGGTTGTTGATTAACCTGATTGTCTGACACTGTCTGACTTGTGACCTCTTTAGTTAATACAGGAAAGATAACTCCGGAATTCATAATGGCACTTAACACATGGCTTGATATATTCTCACTAGTTATTGCTGTAGCATGATTTTCAGATGTAAAAACTGGTGAAGATGTTTGACTATTCCCTTGTGAAGAAATATCTGATTTCGTAATGTCTTTCTGAGTGTCATATTGAGTTTTGTTGAGCTGTTTATTTCCTAAACTTAGTCCTTGACCAGGATTAGTTTGTAGATTTGACAGCGGTAATCTAAGATTACtcatattcatttcattatttgtaGATACATGCTTGACCATTGCTGAAGAACTTGCTCTGCTTTGGCTTTCTGATTGGATTTGGTGTTGATTGGATGCTACTTTTAGATTTGAGATGCCTTTTGCAGGCTGTTGTAAGTCCATGACATGTGGCTGATTTGAGGTAAACAATATTTCTCTAGACCTATTTTCTAACTGATCATCCCTTTCTAAAGACCGGTCTAAGGACTGACTAATGGACTGAAACATTGATTGATCTATCATTCTTTTTGCAGCCTCTGTTTCTTGAGATACAGTCACCTTCTGTATCCCTGTTATACCAGAACTTCTTTGAAGGAACAGTTTAAACTTATGTATTGTCTGAGCATGTCTGAGAAGTCCAACTGCTGTCATAAATCCCTGAGGACAGGAGCCACACACTAACTCTACAAGTAAATATATACACAATGGGTGAACCACAAACCAACTCTacaagtaattatatatataaacacaaacaCATTTGTAAGAATGTAATTTTGCTGTTGGTATTGGCagatttttatatatatccaGTTAATGTTTTAATGCAGATGAGATATATATGCAGTATTTTGTCAGGTTCTAATCTTTTATAAGATAATTGACTAAATTAA includes:
- the LOC139522876 gene encoding uncharacterized protein, whose amino-acid sequence is MEEEEDYLTCGKCMSEFRLERITSFIKHKQQDCQESMDTAVTSNAELVCGSCPQGFMTAVGLLRHAQTIHKFKLFLQRSSGITGIQKVTVSQETEAAKRMIDQSMFQSISQSLDRSLERDDQLENRSREILFTSNQPHVMDLQQPAKGISNLKVASNQHQIQSESQSRASSSAMVKHVSTNNEMNMSNLRLPLSNLQTNPGQGLSLGNKQLNKTQYDTQKDITKSDISSQGNSQTSSPVFTSENHATAITSENISSHVLSAIMNSGVIFPVLTKEVTSQTVSDNQVNQQPYHAAENMNKQENSPALIDVHHRQINQIDQSSVRNVVTVNQTNSPKTPVIKQPDISYVTTTQTNGQTSSQVLTGVEIGSQGIESQQASPVLVSTMTDEQVTSPMLVEDVTKHTESNNQDLEVYKEMAGNTSQSSDNIEQDIQISPSSTPNTNSNVSTGDTSENTNNGCCDSQKCGVTVIPGSHEDLKKCCNAVVPKKRKRHFETKHTLSMRQKLMRRLSDSNTLRTYRSSDKKNRGTIFIDLEPNEDGTLSQKSTVGNDNVSFPADFSGIGYEVSGLSRDSGSFLNRSKGKGSVILPAGAVFSIPLSYSLSTQNDGSLRPLIISKHTFPTEASTVSQNTTCTTNHLTANSSNGFRVGNENGQARNSAMDTSVNLAAENMEDGTDSRLEIDLNHGEDGDLNQSRKRRYPTSRPFKCEKCDSAFNQRIHLKKHMSKHTGVKPFKCQQCSYSTVERSHLKVHIRIHTGEKPFKCTYCEYATAQNSTLKIHLKRHHKPSPVAANKSPTSV